TATTCAGGGTTGCATCTGTGGATATCAGAGGAGAAGATAATggcttattttttaaatttcagtcaTCAGTAATTAGTTCTCGGGATTGTCTGTcgcagattgttttttttccccacacccACCTTAGATATTTCGGTCTCATCTCGcccatttatcttttttctgCAATATTTAGCCATTGTTCCAGTGCTGCCCTCATCATCAACAGTTGTTTATCAAAAACTGTCTCGACACCTGAGTCGGAACATGAGCGACTACTCCACAGCCTCGACCGTCTTACCGCAGAAATGGGGGAGTCCCGTGTGTTAGTTAGTGAGTAATGTTTCTAACCCCTTTTTAAAAGTGAGTTAAGAAAAGCGGTGTTGCCAGTGTCTTCTCAAACAATTGTCCACTCTGGGGTTTTTAGGCGTGGGTCAGCTCTGGCACACTGCCGCTTGTCAGGTTTTAATGAAACACTCCTCAACAAAGTAATTAGGCCGCCTGGTGTTGGTTTAGGGTTTGGATTCACAACCTTCTCGATGCCACGGTGCACTTAAGTGAGTCTCAGCATCCCAAGATAAATCTCTCTGTTGATTACCATACCAAACGGATGAGGTAGATGTGACTGACTGCAGTACAGTTACTATTTCAGATATGACTTCTGTGAAGGTTTTACCAAGATGTTCCCtactgcttttcattttcagtatttatttgaGGTTTGAGGGTAAACATTAGTCTGAAATTTCTGGTCCACATACATTTCCCACGAAGCCGTATTCCTATTCAGAATGACAGGGTGCTCGAGCGCATCCCAGCATGCATAAGACGGAATGCTGAGAAACACCGTCAACAGGTCATCAGGGGCCACAGAGCTGACAAACTAACACATGATAGTCAATTTCACTCAAGCTCACACCCATAACGGAAGCCATCATGTCGGCTCGTCTGCGGACTGTAGAGCACGCAAACCACACACATCTACCCAGGCAGGGTTTTGCTTTGAGAGGAGGGTGAAAGAGGAATGAGTCCAGCTGagagtggaatttttttttttgcctttaattgTTATATCAACTAAAATTAACtttatttcttcaaataaaGGAACAGGTCTTTTAAATTAGGTTATTTCCTGACTTCAGTGGTCGGCAGGGTCCAAATTTCCCATCAGAGTTAATGACTAGTGTTAATCTCCCTCCCTGGTATAAATAGAAACTGAGAAGGTGCATAACGCATTAATCTGCCTGCTTTTAATTTTGCTAGGGTATAAATAATTTTCTAACCAATTGAAATGAACGGTCTTCACGGTAGTTAAATCTCAACAAAGCACACCTGTGCTAAGAAACGGTTCAGTAGTAAAGTCTCCGGATCATCCTCCACCTGTAGCATCTctcctgtgagtgtgtgtagctCCCACAGAAGCCCGTGTGGAGTATTTCCCATAAAAGTCATATAATATGATAGCTCATACCAAAATGTGCAGTTTGAAGTCTGAATGCAACCCTGATGCCGTCATAGTTTGCGCTGGTCTGTGCAAAACAGCCCAACCACCACAAAACTGTGGCTAACAtctggtagtgtgtgtgtggaccataGTGGTCTTTAAATTAtctaatgtctttttttatggaTATCAAGATAATATCcaacatgttaaaatattttcGTCCCCTAGTTTGAGCTGGTTGATCAGGGTAAATTGATTGCAGCGCGCGTGACTGTGGTCTGTTAAATGCTGTGATAGTGATTGTTTTCCTCAATACCTAAGGCTACTATGTAAAAAATACTGTCTGCATAATAGACATAGctacacatatacagtatgttgtttttAGTAGCAAACCACAATCATTCAATCGAATGGCCACTGTGAACGAAAATCACACAGAAGGCgtgaaaatgtatgaatcaTTTCCTCCACACACTAATTGAGCATTTTCAAGTGCTTGACATGAATTTGCTGAAATGGACGTTTGGTTTTGCAGTAAAAATCATCCGGTGCCCCCTCCCGGTGACAGTGATATGTCTGTGCTCAGCTTTGTATTTGATGATAACACTATTTACACAGCTGTTGCATTACAAATTTCCTAATTCCCCATCACGAGATCACAAGAGCAATCTGACCTTTGCCTTTTCATGCATACAGCAGTTTCTTGTTGGCATTCTTGTGGCAAATAATTTGGTTTGTGTAGTTGTTGTGAAATGTAACCCTCTCACCTGCTCCCTTCTCTTCAACTAGCGGACCTACTCTCATCCTGTGTGTTATGATACTGCATACGTTGTTTTGGTGGGACCCTCGTCGGCTTTGCATGGTTCTCCGTGGCTTGTCTTTTGGAGACTTCTTAAGACTACAGAACTTTTCAGTTGGAAATGCACTTTACGTGCAAactgtgtctccctctgctggagtTTCAGTGGAAATACAAAGGTACCCATGTGAGGAGACAGTATGACATTGGCCGTGTGGAGGAGGCGTCTTATTCCTGACTGTCAGTATCACTGTAGGTGTAGGCTTCACTTCTACAGTCAGTTTGTTTAAGTAGtcttaaaatacaaatttctgTAAAATTTTGCTATAATTTCTAATCTTTGTTTCCCAATTGTTCTAGCTGTTAGTCTGTATATTCACTACTTGAGGACATCACACTATGCACTTATGTAAATTTGCCCTAGACTTTCAGGAGATACAATCTAATTCTAATCAAAgattatttctttccctttaGTCACATTCTGTCAGGTTGTTAAGTGTTGTTGTGCACATTTCCGTAAGTGTCGTCCCCACACTTCCTTGAGCACCCGTCACTTCCAGCTCATGGAAAGAATCGTTCAACTCTTGGTGCATTTAAAGCTCACTCTTTgctaaagacaaaaatgaagtCTACTCTCACCGTGACTGATAAGGCTGCACCTCTTGTAGCTTTGAGGTATCACAAAGGATAAGGAATCAGAAAATGACAAGGCAACTCAGCATGCCACAGTGCTGCGAAGGCATGTAATGCCGAGCCAGTGGAAATGAGCATTGATGTGGTGTCAGGTGGCTTGTGGCAGTGGGATCAAACTGTTTTAACCCTGAacaccactagagggcagtaaAATGTTATCTCATCATCAATACTATCATAGATTGAACAGAAtgacatgaaacacatttttttgttttaatagcGATACGCAATGGCTTAATGTGTTGGGGCTCATAATCTACTTTTAATATTACGTCTGTGAATTTGTCCAAGGTATCCTGATATATTGCACGGTGGAGGATGCAACACAATagaaacattttgtaatttgcCATGAATAGGTTTATACAagagcaataaaacaaaaaatttgatGCATATTTGTTGACCTCAACTCCCAGTACAGATTTCTGAAGCAAGTTCAAACTATTCCCAGTAGAAGTGCGTTGTGTACTTCATATAtacctgcgtgcgtgtgtgtgttcactttgcATAAAATTACTagttttaaaaaagatgcaGATCAACAAACACGATGGGATCCAAACATCTGAGACCGATGGGAAAGCGCTGTACACCCAGTAATAGTGTTCCCATTACTGTCAGGTGCTCTGGGAAGAGCATATGTATCTATTATGCAAGGGAGGCCGGGggattcattttaaatgcacacacacgcacgcacacacacacacacacacacacacacacacacacacacacacacacacacacacacacacagagtgtgtgctTAATGCAGATTAATGGTACAGGTAACATGAGTGTAATTGTCCTGCCAGCAATATGACCAGGAGCTGAATTAGAAATTGTGAGAACTATTACAATGATCTAAAAATATTCAATTCTGTTTAGTGTGTGTCCAGGTGGTCGCTGAGCGGTGAGCACTCTACAGCCAGTAAACACATAAAGCTGTAATGTTGCTGCATTTTTACTAATGCATTATATATGCTTTCACAAGAAATACCAGTATAGAAATGTGCCATGTGGGTATAATATTGGCTATGCTCCTAATGATTACTACTTTGCCAGTGCCTTTAActtattaattttttattttaatttggttATGGCACTGGGTATAAGAATATAAACTAAAAATTCCTTTCAGTTAAGTTAGATCATCACAAACCACAGTTACCTACAGTTGTGTTTCCGTTGCGTCGCAACACAAAATAGTATAACCTGCTCTCCAACATGTGATGACACTCACCATTTTGTGATGGTTTACACGCTGCACGTGGAAGCTGCTTGGCCAAGTGAAATTGGTTGAACATTTTCGATCTCTGAAGTAAAGGGTTTCTCTGTATCTTCTTGTATTTCCATTATCTAGTATGAGGTATATGTACAGTGAGCAGCAGGTTCTTCATCCAGTGCAGTCCTCGGCTCatgtgtggtgttgttgttgttgttgcaggtcACAGGCGTGTGCTGGTAGTGAACGTGCGGCGCAGCAAGCCAGTCCTGGCAGGATGGTAAAGGCCCATAAGTCAAGTGGGAGGAAGAGCTCTCACGCTCTCCGCAGACAGgtacttaacaaaaaaatacaacaatccCTGAATGTGATTGTCCCGTCTGTCTCCATGCCCTGTCAGATTGAAAACACACATCTATTATGTCATTTGAACAACTACCGTCATGTATCTTAATAATGTTAagtcctcttttcttttgaaagtgaCACTGAAGTTCAATGGTTGTAATAGgttacgtgtgtttgtgttgtactGTACAGATGGCTTCACTGGGCATGTCGGGCTAATCTGTGGTCgtttcattttgcatttgagtgtttgtatttgtgtttgtgtgcacggGGGGTAACACAGTGTCCAAGTGGCCTATTTGTTCTGTGGAGATGTGCCGTAATGTGCCGGAGCGGTGGAGTCGTTTATCCCTCTTCAAGGGCAGcggggacagacggagagaagaaatTAAGATAAATTGGTGggtgggagaggagaagagattgGGGACTTCAAGAAGAAATAGGTCTGgacaagagacacaacaacacacacacacctctcacttGCACATACAGATGAATGTGTAAACACAGAAGACACTGGAGTCACTTACACTCTGTAAGTGACTCTGCATGCTCAgcaacacggacacacacatacagacctAAAGTCCTCTGTGGTGACCCCTCAGTCTGTCCAGCGGAGGGGTTTTCTTATTTTCCAATGAGAACCAAAATTATTTCTCCtgatccacttttttttaatattcaaatatgtatttaagtatttttagTAGTCAGTGGATAACGGTGTCCCTGGATGCTTAAATGGATGTTTAAACTTCACCATGCATGGCTGATGTTGATTTTGGGGGATTTGACAATATCTAAAATCacaataatgttttattaacttAGCTCCATCATATTTTCATTCCTCTTCCACGATTTTTCCGGCTGTGCTCCCACAGAGTGGTGgtcagacagagatggaggaagcCCAGCCCCTGTCAGACGCCCAGCAGCCACCACAGGAGCAGCCCCATGGAGAAGACCAGTCCTCTGAACGAGCCGAACTCGGGACCTCCGCTTCAGCTGAGGCTCTGTCTGAGAACTGGGACCAGGAGAAAGACGACTCTGCTGCGCAGGCCAGGCCCATGTGGAAACCCATTCCCCCTCTGCTGCCTGACCCCGAGCACCACGGGAGCACTTCCACCGGGACCAAGGACCAGAGCTGCCAGACGGAGGAGCATCTTCAGCAGACCAGTGCCGGCAGCCATGGTCATAACACAGGTCAGTACATTTTCTCCCTTCAGCGCCATCTGCTGCTTTTATTCATCCACCTACAGCCATCTTTCCACCAGACGCACTGGTCATCTCCCCACTGAAACATTGAGGGAACTAAAACCATCACAGCACTTAAATTGACACATGCTctaaacattcatttttttacccATCTCAAATGTATAAATGAGAATTGCTTTGGTGATAAATTGACAGTTAAAAGAGATAATAATGTTCGAAAGAGTATTAAGACcaggaataagaaaaaaacatttagattaTCGAGAAttaagttgaaatgtcgagaataaacttaaattaattaaaatagaaCATTCAGGAATAAATCAAAATACTAACATTAACACATATGACTATGTATTATTAGGTCTTTATTCTCTatattctcgaaatgcaaaagATACACACCTTTCTCTGATTTAtcttttatacttttttctCAACTTTTAGACTTAATTCTCGcaatacaaaagaaaatctttctCTCATATAGTTCAGCTTTATTCTTGACAttccgactttattctcaaaatgtaaaaaaggcaGACAAAGACACTTTGTTCTCAAAGAGAAAATTACCAAAAAAGAAGTGCCTTTAGCTTTGAGCACCACTGGTGCCCCACTGGTTGGCTTGTGCCGTCAAACATTTGAAGGTTTGAAGGTTTTATTTGGAAGATTTATTGCACTGGCTTTTGTATAACTATTGTATTTTCTTGATGGACTCGAAGGTCTTGTCTGCTGCTGTGGAAGCCAATAAATCAACAGAACAGAGCCATTAACACAGGAAACTGGTCCTAACTGACCCAAAAGCatcagaaaacaacaataagaGTAAAACTTCAACTTGAAACTGAGATATGCAGTTCAAACAGATTCTCTCAAAGAAGCGTTTTCTGATTATTTCAGTTCAATTTGTAAGCAATGTCCCTCTGAGACCACAGGGTGTGATTAGTTCCCTTGAATGCTCGCGTGTTACATGACCCTTGAAGCCCGGCCAACTATTGATGGGCGGACTGTAAGATGTAACATTGTgtccatgtatttttttctgttgactaCTGGCAAGTTTGTTTCCTTCCCTGTCTTCCGTCCTCTCAGGTTTCCCCTCACCAGGTTCCTTTTtgcctctccgtctcctcagcTTTCCTCCTTCCATCCACAGTCTCCTTTTAAACTCACGTGGATGTCTTGAGTCACACGTACATTCCATGCCGAGAGTTAAATCCAGACTTTACTGCCCGGAAAACAGTCGCACCGCTCGCAGTCAAAGGAAGTTGTTTGTGTCGAATGACGCTTTTGATTGGTTGATCTTTGACCCTCTTGCAGAGGGAGGTGCGAAGGTCGGTGGGTCACTGACCTGCCCTGCTTGGGTTTGTAGCGGTATGCCTGggagcattgtgtgtgtgtgtatgtgggggggggggcacaaggaaaacacattctgtcacacattaaaacataatctCCATCTCGCTTTCTGCCAAAACCTCTTACACAGACGTCATTCACGTTTCTCACTCTCTTTTGTCTGCATCTTTCTGGGTGTGACAGTCTGTCTGCTGGGCTTTTtgccttctgtctgtctctcactcacctacacacacacacacacacacacacacaaacacacacacacacacacacacacaggcaacgTTACAATGATGTagtattggttttatttttgcgtgtgtgtgtgtacatgtgtgcgtgtgcattcaACCATGTGTGGAGCCATCAGGGCTTGAAACATGCAACGTCTCAACTTCTCATCTGGTTTTCTGACCAGAAGTAACTTAATCATCGAAATAACAAAAccatgaagtaaaaaaaataaaaatctgtctagttaaagagacaaaaaagacaatttttatttgatatatattttgtccTAAATTATCAAAACACAGCATTGTCCTCTTTGATAAGATACATCATAGTTTTCCAGGCTGTGATTGAAGTGTGTGCTTCAATACCAAGGGTATTTGCACATTGACAGTGTTTTATTTGGAGCTTTGAAGTTTTACACTATGgtctttttgttttagaaattaAACTTTCCCTGTTCCTTCTCTCACATCGATACAATCTAATGAGACGTAGATATTTGAGGTGATACCGGGGTCTGTGGTTGTTTGTGAGAGTAATGGTCTGACTCTTGAGGGCTGTTGacccctctttctttttatgCCCATTCCTATGATAGATGTTGCTGTGTGTTAAGATAAAACTGAAGTAAAAATAAGCATGAAATCAGGTTGAATGAGAGCAGTTTACCTCCCCACAGTCCATCTCAGTATTGGGTCATGGAGCCGTAGTCAGCTTGCATCAATAATGCAGTAATCAAAACCCCCtcctgcttttttatttaaatgttttatacaaaggaaaaataaagttctCTGGCACTGGGATCAATGAGTAAACATCCCTGAAGCGACTTttgttcactttttcttttctcttcaagGCAGCAAGGTGTTTTGGTTTCTAATGGTCTTTTAGGAAAATGGAATGATTCTGTTCTTTGTAGTGATTTAATCCCAGTGGTTGGAGATTTTGTCAGACGACAAACCAACCTGTTTTGTCGAGAAAGAGAAGCTAAAATAAATCTCTTCTTAATTGCATATATTGTGCTAAactgcacatatttttttattttaaacattatttaccCGATGCTAGTATTGATAAGagtagtggttagcactgtcgcctcccAGCAAGAAGGTGCTTGCTTCGAATTCCGGTTCGGACTAACCAACCACCCAGGCcctgtctgtgtggagtttgcatgttctccccgtgtctgcgtgggttctttacgggtcccccccccccactgcatGTTTTCCAACGGTCCTACTTTAGCTTCAGTCGTCTGAACAAGCATCACTGTTTTGATTTGTGCGGATTGTTTTTCACTCATGTCTGctacctgtgttttttttcagctcacaTCTCAGGTTCACTGatctcagaagaaaaaaagataaatgaccTGCTTTCtcacagtcgtgtgtgtgtgcgcctcagGGTAATGAGGTCAGAGGGAATCACTGTCCCATAGCGGCCCCATCGTCTGACTCTGATTGCGTGTAACCCTTTAAGCATACCGCAATCTACAGTGTGTCTTACCAGGTCCCAAGTATTTCCCAGGCGACGCTGCCTTTCTCAAAAACTAGTACGCTGATGTAATTATACGCCAGCTTTACTTCAGCaccatctttctgtctctgttcctctgtgtaGGTGTCTGTGCTGAGCCCGGAGATCCTCCTCTGCTCCAACAGCCTCTGCAGACCTCCAAGTCTGGGATTCAGCAGATAATTGAGTGCTTCCGTTCAGGTTTGTCTTTTCTTGacgtccgtttgtttgtttgctttttaactGTCTTCTGTTatactttctttccttcctttcttctttctttggaATGTGCCCGTTGACTGAGTTCACTGTGATCAGAACTCAGTGATACAGGCAAAGCGCTTGTTGCCCAGTTTGGTGTGTGAGGGTTGAGCTTCCTCCAACACTTTTAACTGTGTCTACAATTCTTTTCCCTTCGTAGTTCTCGTTTGTACGAGATGTAGACCaatatttatcaaaaaataattaGTTAGGGTTATGATGACATGGTATTGCATTAATAGTTCAAGCATGTAACTCTTGGGTGCACTGCTACTCCTGtaaatttgttttctgtgtctaGTTGTTTTTATATAGTTCTATTTTATTCAACTCTAttttattaacattaacatttctgCGCATttaacaaaatctttttttgcaatgcacACTATGCAAGCCTGAAACTGATGATTTCATGATTGGGgttttgatgacattttacaatattctgtatgtacatgtatgtgttaTAACTGCTAGTCTGAAAACACTGGGGGTAATCACTGCTACTTATCTTTGTCCCGCAGGCACCAGCCAGTTGAGACACATGCTGCTGAGGGAGGTGGACACCATCTTCGAGTGTAAACTGTGCCGCAGTCTGTTCAGGGGCCTGCCCAACCTCATCACGCATAAAGAGTACTACTGCCTATCACGGCTGCCTGAGACCGACGGTTAGCGACGCCACATATTAGCATCCAGACACATGAACAACTCTAAACATGTCTCAAATATTTATACATGCATGTTTTATAACCATAGCCCTGCCTTTACAGTTCTAAAATGaaagcacaaaaacataaaagatgaagaataaataacaacaacacccAAATGGCCATTAACtcaataataaaatcaaaaggCAGAACAGGTAGAACACAAACTCCCACAGCTCGGGTCAGAGGCTTTGTGCATGCTGACGACATGCAAATGCAAAACTTGGAAAGATTACACACACGGTGGCGCCCTAAATGAGGCAGGGATCAGTGTTGGCTTCAGCCAGggctccaaacacacacacccacacacttcagttcacacacacacacaaaaacccacgCACGGAATCACTGATAACTTCAAAGTTTCCTAAGGTGTTTCCACATTTTACTTTCAAATTCTGTCACTCCGAGGTTTTTACTATCTCTTTCACACCATCTGTCTCCTGCTCATTATTCTCCTCTTATccactatctctctctttctcggcACACAGaccctttttcttctcacacacactgtatcatcTTCAATCTGTCAATCATTTCTCTTACACAAAGTAAAGTTTTCGTCGGGCTCTTCCCTCATATCACAACGTGTGACTTTGATCTTGCACCATTAGCGTTTTATCTACTTCTCATTAGCCACAGTATGTGTCCATATCTCTGTTCTTTTCTGCTCAGAAGTGGTCGCAGACTCAGACGGGAGGAAGCCCGGCAGACTCTTAAAGtcattcccctcctcctctctcctcctaaAATAGAAATCAATCTCATCACAAACACTCAATTATATTTTTGCTCCCTTTTTATCCACTGTAATGATCAGCAATAGCAATCTTCTCTACATCAGCTCATTGTCTTAATTAAGTTGTTTCTTGCATAATTGACTTAATTTTTCTCGATTAAGAGTCCATTATTAGTGGTGGAAAGTGCACTGTATTGTCATTTTGACAACTtaatctgtctgtttttcaccGTCAAAGTGCTGGGAGATGACGGTGAGGTTTATTGGATAAACTAATTAGATTTTTCTTCGAAACACTAAATTTGTCTCCATTTGTGGTCTATTTCTCAAGTGCCTCATattcaaatctgtgtttttcctgttatgaaaaattcaaaaaaaagaaagttgcacATTTAGTGAGAGAAGAATATCAAGCCAAGAAGGTCATAGAAGGGGAAAATGATTGAATTTGCTGTAAAACAAAGCTCCCTGCTCTGTTACTTTCTCTTCTTTAGAGAatctatattttatcattatcattttaaatgatacaaATATTTTGGATTATTCCTTTGTCAGGTGACGACAGACAGAGCGTGGCCATGAAGGATTTATTGGACACCATATATCCCAGAGCCGACCGACCAGACTACGTGGTCCGACTTGAGCCAATTCAGACCACTACCAAGGCTGTGTTCCAGCACATCAccacggaggaggagctggctAGGTATCCATCACAAACACCCAGGTCGGTGGTATGCTGATGGAGTAAAACATACTATAACTTTTCAAATGTGGCATAAATGAAATGATGCTTATGCAGTGTAGCTGATGTAGGCTTGAGCTAAATGTTAATGCACTTAACAGTGCCAGAGAGAGCCCAGTAGCATGGGAGGGAGAACCAGCGGAGGGTGGGGACAACAGCCAGGCGAGCCAGCGAGGTGGACCAGAGAGCAACAGCAGCCCGGCACCCAAGAGATGGGAGGCGGAGGAAGAAGCTAAAGAAGATAAGCCACCGCCTGAAGACGAGGGATCCACCAGCGGGGTAGGTGACCAGGCACGTCAGGAGGTCATTTACATCTTCTAATTCATTTGAGAAGCCTGTAGTCAATAGTAATCTCCCACTCTTCCTTGTTTGTTGGTCAGTCAATCTctcatccccctttttttttgttctctctctccgccaTCAGGTCGAGGATGTGACAATCTCCTGTTGTCTGTGCGGTCAGGACTTCAACTCGCGCCGCAGCATCAGGCGCCACTGCCGCAAAATGCACCAGACCAAACTGGAGGAGCTCCGCAAGTTCACCGAGACGCGTACAGTTCCCACAAGCCTGCTCTCGATGGTGAAAGGTAAGTGCAAGTGAACACAAACTATGAATAAGAAATACTATAACTTATACATTGATCagtattataaaatattaattgtAACTATTGTGAAAATATGCTCAAAAGAGCTCATATACTTGTGTTAGCAACTGGGTTTCTTAAAACCTCAACAAGACGaaagaaatataattataatctaaaacaaattatttaaatctAAATAATATTTTATCTAAATGATCAGTCGAAATAATAGTTGTTCTTGTTGATACTGGAGGTCGGCCGAGGACTCTCAGCACGCCGACCGGAAAGTCCTGCCCCGTGTGCCTCAAAACCTTTGCTACCAAAGCCAACGTGCGCCGTCACTTTGACGAGGTGCACCGCGGCCTGCGCAGGGACAACACGCCCAGCACCACCACGTGGCCGGGCGGCCAGCCCCTCGCCTTGGAGGCCACGCCTCCCAGGAAGAGCAACAATTCCTCCCCTACGCGGAGCCACAGCTCCAAGTCGACCCCTGTCATCTCCAAAACGACGCCTTCAAATCAGAACCAAGCCAAACCTCCGAGTCAGACCCCGGCGCCTCCACCTGTGAACCCGGCGGCCTCGTGCCGCTGCACGATCTGCAAGAGGAACTACAGCTCTCAGGTTGGTTTATTGCACCACTGGCTTTCTTCTCTTAAAAGTAGCCATTACTCTCACGCTGGTCTTGTGggtacttatttatttatctgtgatTAATCTTACATGGGTTGCCTTTACCCTTGAGAATCCAGGGAAAGCAAAACCAGGAATTGCATGAATTGTATGTGTGTAATTATCAATGACATTTcaattgatctttttttatctgtgtttcAGCTCATGTTGAAGAGGCACATGCGTATTGTCcacaaaatatacagtgtgaaaaacaacaggTCTCCTGCCGCCGCACCACCTGCCGCTGCTACTACAGCAGCTACTCCCAACAGCAGCAGTGCTAACGCAGGCCCGAGCAACAACGTCCGAGTGAAGGAAGAAGCAGTCGAGCCCTCAggcgaagacgaggaggaagaggaggaagagggaatgGACAGTACTCC
This region of Scophthalmus maximus strain ysfricsl-2021 chromosome 12, ASM2237912v1, whole genome shotgun sequence genomic DNA includes:
- the znf800b gene encoding zinc finger protein 800b isoform X4; the protein is MRSQACAGSERAAQQASPGRMVKAHKSSGRKSSHALRRQSGGQTEMEEAQPLSDAQQPPQEQPHGEDQSSERAELGTSASAEALSENWDQEKDDSAAQARPMWKPIPPLLPDPEHHGSTSTGTKDQSCQTEEHLQQTSAGSHGHNTGVCAEPGDPPLLQQPLQTSKSGIQQIIECFRSGTSQLRHMLLREVDTIFECKLCRSLFRGLPNLITHKEYYCLSRLPETDGDDRQSVAMKDLLDTIYPRADRPDYVVRLEPIQTTTKAVFQHITTEEELARYPSQTPSARESPVAWEGEPAEGGDNSQASQRGGPESNSSPAPKRWEAEEEAKEDKPPPEDEGSTSGVGDQVEDVTISCCLCGQDFNSRRSIRRHCRKMHQTKLEELRKFTETRTVPTSLLSMVKGRPRTLSTPTGKSCPVCLKTFATKANVRRHFDEVHRGLRRDNTPSTTTWPGGQPLALEATPPRKSNNSSPTRSHSSKSTPVISKTTPSNQNQAKPPSQTPAPPPVNPAASCRCTICKRNYSSQLMLKRHMRIVHKIYSVKNNRSPAAAPPAAATTAATPNSSSANAGPSNNVRVKEEAVEPSGEDEEEEEEEGMDSTPAPSPSDSTGTAKVVPAAQNSMKVKEEEAPRSPKVAPSLSSSSSRGGSGGVATKMTKLSVGFDFKQLFCKLCKRQFSSRQNLTKHIELHTDGNDIFIKFYRCPLCRYESRRKRDVLRHVTVVHKQSSSYLAKIMPKLESRAVKRLAEVVLSSTSPNKRTSVKEEVNGRHASSSSPSPPSPPVTRKQEGSTAAPTSSSASSSAPPPAPATRKQQDMSSPVVNPSPPLTRKQERHQTRQQRPVSPPLTRRSEKHMHPRNSTSAPSPSNQPPHTRRHDAQSESSGAATTSTEVRVTKNFSLHACDQCGRAFAKKLYLESHKRSHRNAATAAASKRKGVSTRSKSLVW
- the znf800b gene encoding zinc finger protein 800b isoform X3, with the translated sequence MLLFRLETRSQACAGSERAAQQASPGRMVKAHKSSGRKSSHALRRQSGGQTEMEEAQPLSDAQQPPQEQPHGEDQSSERAELGTSASAEALSENWDQEKDDSAAQARPMWKPIPPLLPDPEHHGSTSTGTKDQSCQTEEHLQQTSAGSHGHNTGVCAEPGDPPLLQQPLQTSKSGIQQIIECFRSGTSQLRHMLLREVDTIFECKLCRSLFRGLPNLITHKEYYCLSRLPETDGDDRQSVAMKDLLDTIYPRADRPDYVVRLEPIQTTTKAVFQHITTEEELARYPSQTPSARESPVAWEGEPAEGGDNSQASQRGGPESNSSPAPKRWEAEEEAKEDKPPPEDEGSTSGVGDQVEDVTISCCLCGQDFNSRRSIRRHCRKMHQTKLEELRKFTETRTVPTSLLSMVKGRPRTLSTPTGKSCPVCLKTFATKANVRRHFDEVHRGLRRDNTPSTTTWPGGQPLALEATPPRKSNNSSPTRSHSSKSTPVISKTTPSNQNQAKPPSQTPAPPPVNPAASCRCTICKRNYSSQLMLKRHMRIVHKIYSVKNNRSPAAAPPAAATTAATPNSSSANAGPSNNVRVKEEAVEPSGEDEEEEEEEGMDSTPAPSPSDSTGTAKVVPAAQNSMKVKEEEAPRSPKVAPSLSSSSSRGGSGGVATKMTKLSVGFDFKQLFCKLCKRQFSSRQNLTKHIELHTDGNDIFIKFYRCPLCRYESRRKRDVLRHVTVVHKQSSSYLAKIMPKLESRAVKRLAEVVLSSTSPNKRTSVKEEVNGRHASSSSPSPPSPPVTRKQEGSTAAPTSSSASSSAPPPAPATRKQQDMSSPVVNPSPPLTRKQERHQTRQQRPVSPPLTRRSEKHMHPRNSTSAPSPSNQPPHTRRHDAQSESSGAATTSTEVRVTKNFSLHACDQCGRAFAKKLYLESHKRSHRNAATAAASKRKGVSTRSKSLVW